GAGCGGCCAGCGCGAGGTGCCGCCGCAGACCAAGGCGATCTCGATCCGCGGGCTCACCCCGGGCGTGGCGTATGATCTCGCCGAATGCTGCCACCCGATCCCCGGCGACCGCATCGTGGGCCTGCGCCGGCCCGATCAGGGCATCGAGGTCCATGTCATCGATTGCCCGGTGCTGGCGCGCGCTGACGATGCCGATTGGGTCGATCTCGCCTGGGGCGACAAGACCGACGGCGGCACCGCGCGGATCGCGGTTGGGGTCAAGAACGAACCCGGCGCGCTCGGCACGATCGCGACGATCATCGGCGCGCAAAAGGCCAATATCGTCAACATGCGGCTCGACAACCGCGACACGGGTTTGCACACCAACACCTTCGATGTCGAAGTCCACGACACCCAGCATCTGATGCGCCTGATCGCCGCGCTCCGCGCCGCCGATGCTGTGAATGGCGTCGAGCGGGTTTAGCGCATTTAAGAGCTCCGTTCGTCCTGAGTAACTGCCAAGTACCCCGAAGAGCGTATCGAGGTGGTGTATCGAAGGACAGGCCCCGAGCGCCACCTGCCCATCTCGATACGGCGCAAGCGCCTACTCGATCACCACGCAGCACGAACAGGTAGAGGTGATTCCGTCGCGCTTTGAAGCGTAACAAAGGAGGGCGGGCACCGACCCGCCCTCCCGCGATCACCCGAACGCGCGCTTGATGAGATCGGCCGTCGAAACGTCGAACTCTTGCCCGCCGGCATCCGCCGCCTTGGCCATTTCCTTGCCCAGCTCGACGCCGAACTGGTCGAACGAGTTGATGCCGAGCAACACGCCGCTGACGAAGGTGCGATGCTCGTAGAACGCGATCAGCGCGCCGAGCGTGCGTGCGTCGAGCGTATCGAGCAGGATCGTCGAAGACGGCCGATTACCCGAATAGGCACGCGCCTTGTCGGCATTGTCGCGGCCCGCCATCAGCGCGGCGCCTTGCGCGAACGCATTGAGCAACAACTGGCGGTGGTGGTCCTCGCTCAGCGTGTCGCCCGGCTCGATCACCGCGACGAACTCGACCGGCACGAGATGCGTGCCCTGATGGAGCAACTGGAACACCGCATGCTGCGCATCGGTGCCGACACCGCCCCAGGTGATCGGCGCGCTCGGGCGGGTGAGCGGTTCACCGTCGATCGTCACGCCCTTGCCGTTCGATTCCATCTCGAGCTGCTGGAGGTACGACGGCAGCAGCCGCAGCCGCTCGTCATAGGCGAAAGTCGCGCGGGTCTCGCAGTGGCGGACCTGTGCATAATAGAGATCGGCGAAGGCGGCGAGCGCGGGGGCGTTCTGGCCAAGCGCGGTCTGCTTGAAATGGCGGTCCATTTCGGCAGCCCCTTCGAGCAGATCGGCGAAATCGTCCCAGCCGAGCGCGAGCGCTGCCGGAAAGCCGATCGACGACCAGAGCGAATAGCGCCCACCGACCGAGTCGGCGAACGGCAGGATACGAGTCTCGTCCACGCCCCATTCGATCGCCTTGTCGGGATCGGCGGTGAGCGCGACGACGCGGCCGTACACGTCCTCGACACCGCCCTCGGCCATCCATTGCAGCACGCTTTCGGCGTTGAGCATGGTCTCCTTGGTGGTGAAGGTCTTCGAGGCGACGACGAGCAGGGTCGCGGTCGGATCGAACTTGGCGAACACCTCTTCCAGCGCCGCGCCATCGACGTTGGAGACGATCGCGACGTCGTACCGGCCCGACTCGCGCCCGAGCGCATCGACGAGCAGATCCGGCCCAAGCGCCGAGCCACCGATGCCGACATGGAGGATATGCGCAATCGCGCCAAGCGCCTCACCATCGATCGCGTCGATCAGCGCGCGCATGCGGGCGTGGAGCGCCTGCGCCTTGGCGACATCCTCCTCGGCGCCCTCGCCGCGCTCGGCGACATGCGTGACCGAACGGCCTTCGGTGGTGTTGATGACCTTGCCCGCGAACAGCGCCTCGCGCTTGCCGGCGAGATCCTGCGCCTTCGCGAGCGCCTCGAACGCGGCGACGGCATCCTTGGTGAGATGCGTCTTCGACCAGTCGAAATGCAGGCCGGCGATATCGAGGCTGAAGCTGTCGAGCCGCCCCGCATCCGCGGCGAAGAGATCGGTGAGCTTGGTCGCGGGGAGCTGTTCGATCGCAGTCCAGTCGGCAGGCATGGGCACCTCGGTATTTATGGTAGGAACGGTTGGTGAGATCGTCCTAGTCGTGTCCCATTACAACCGCCAGCTTGACGCGCCCGCCCGCCCTGCCCAAAGGCCCGAAAATGTCCGAAACCGACTCCACTCCGGCGCAGACCCCGGCCAAGGCGAAGAAGCCCCGGTCCGAAACGCGCGAGACGCTCACCTTCCTGCTCAAGCTGGCGATCGTCGTGCTGGTGTTCCGCAGCTTCATCTTCGCGCCGTTCAGCATCCCGAGCGAGTCGATGATGCCGCGGTTGCTGATCGGCGACTATCTGTTCATCTCGAAGTGGAACTACGGCTATTCGCGCTGGTCGCTGCCGTGGGGCCTCCCGCCGATTCCGGGGCGGATCTTCGGGCGCGATCCGGCGCGCGGCGACGTGGTCGTGTTCCGTGGGCCTCCGGGCGACGATGTCGATGTCATCAAGCGTGTGATCGGCCTGCCCGGCGACAGCATTCAGGTCCGCCACGGCCAGGTGATCCTCAACGGCGTGCCCGTGCCCAAGCAGCGCGTCGGCGATTTCCTGCTGCCGCTCAGCCCCAATTACGGTACCGACGCCTGCGACAGCCAGTTCCAGGATGTCGACGCCAAGGGCAAGCCGGTGTGCCGCTACATGCAGTTCCGCGAGACGCTGCCGAACGGCAAGAGCTACGACGTGCTCGACAAGGGCGAGATGCCTGACCGCGACGACACCACGGTCTATAACGTCCCCGCCGGCCACGTCTTCGTGATGGGCGACAACCGCGACAACAGCTCCGACAGCCGCTTCCCCGCCCCCGCCGACGCATTGCCCGGCCAGAGCAGCGGCATGGGCTATGTCCCGATGGAGCGGATCGAGGGCAAGGCGGTGGTCGGTTTCTGGTCGACCGATGGCTCGGCCAACTGGTTCCTGCCGTGGACATGGTTCACCGCCGCGCGGTTGAACCGCATCGGGGAAGGCTTTTGAGCGGCGGCGCGCTGACGACATGGCTCACCGAGATCCTCGGCCACACGCCGGTCGATCTCGCTACCTATGAGCGCGCGCTGACTCACGGCAGCCAGGCGGCGGCAAATTACGAGCGGCTCGAATTTCTCGGCGATCGCGTGCTCGGCCTCGTCATGGCCGAGTGGCTGTATGCGCTCTACCCCAAGGAACCCGAAGGCGCGCTGTCGCGGCGGCTCAACACGCTGGTGACGGGGGCCGCCTGCGCCGATGTCGCGCGTGCGCTCGGCGTGCCCGCGCACCTCCGGCTCGGCAAGCAGGCGCGCGACGACGGCGCGACCGACAGCGACAACGTGCTGGGCGACGTGATGGAAGCGCTGATCGGCGCGCTGTATCTGGAAGCCGGGCTGGACGCCGCCCGCAACGCGATCCGCACCGCCTGGGGCGACCGCCCCACGCGCGCGACGGCGGCACCGCAACACCCCAAGTCCGCGCTCCAGGAATGGGCCGCCGCGCACAACCGCAAGGCGCCGAGCTACGACGTGATCGACCGCTCCGGCCCCCACCACGCCCCGCGCTTCACCGTCAAAGCCTCGCTCGGCACCTTTGCCGAGGTGCAGGCCGAGGGCGGATCGAAGCAGGAAGCCGAAACCGCGGCGGCGGCGGCGCTGCTGGCGAAGGTCACTGGGTAGCCCCTTCTTCCGAGATGATGTCTAAGCTTGCGTTTGGGCGTCATTGACGTATATACACATTTATGACGACTCGTCCGATCACGGTCGCCGAGACACAGGCTTTCGTGCGCTCTGCGGAGAGGATCTGGAACGCAGCGGAATTGGCCGAGCTGGTCGATCATGTCGCGCATAATCCGGAGGGAGGCGACCTGATCCCCGGCACCGGCGGCGTGCGCAAGCTACGCTGGGGACGCTCGGGCAGCGGCAAGCGTGGCGGCGCGCGGGTGATCTATTTCTACTACCGGCCCGACTGCCCGCTCTATCTGCTGCTCGCCTATGCCAAGGCGCAGGCGACCGACCTGACACCCGACGAGAAGAGGGCGGTGGCGGCGCTGGCGACGGCGATCAAGACCGCCGCAGACCGGCGACAAGGAGACACACGATGAGCAGCTTTGGCGAAGACCTGATCGCGGCGATGGACGAGGCCCTGGCGCATATCGAGGGCAAGGGCGCGGTCGCGCGCGTCCACACGATCGACGTGCCCGATGTGCGTGCGATCCGCGAGGGACTGGGCCTGTCGCAGCAGGCGTTCGCGACCGCCTACCGGATTCCGCTGGCGACGCTCAAGGGCTGGGAACAGGGGCGCCGCCAGCCCGATGCGACCGCAAGCGCGTATCTTTCGGTCATCGCGCATCTGCCAACGCAGGCACGCGAAGCCTTGCGCACTTCCTAGACTAGCCTCCTCTGGGCGTGGGCGCGTCGCGCTACTCCGCCGCAACCTCACCCGAAACTTCAACCACGGGCACCGCATTGAACCCCAAAGTCGCGCGGCCCTGCACCGGGCCGGCGACGTCCGCCACCAGATACAGCGGCCGCCGCTTCGATTCGACATACAGCCGGCCGAGATACTCGCCGATCATGCCCAGCACGAACATCTGCACCGCGCCGAGCAGCACCACCACCAGCATCGTCGAGGTCCAGCCCGCCACTGCCGAGCCGGTGAAGAAGCCGATCGCGATATAGACGAACAGCAGCAGCGACAGCCCCGTCAGCACCAGCCCGGCATGGCTGGCGAGCCGCAGCGGCGCGGTCGAGAAGCCGGTTACCGCGTCGAGCGCGAGGCGGATCATCTTGCCGAGCGGGTAATTGGTCTCGCCCGCGAACCGCTCGTGCCGGTCATAGGCGAACGGCACCTGGCGGAAGCCGACCCACGCCACCATGCCCCGGATGAAGCGCGCCTGCTCGGGCAACGACAGGAACGCATCGAGCGCGCGCCGGCTCATCAGCCGGAAGTCGCCGGTGTCGAGCGGGATCGCGGTATCGGTGACGCGGTCGAGCAGCCGGTAGAACGCAGCCGCCGTCACCTTCTTGAACAGGGATTCGCCCGCGCGCTTGCGCCGCACCGCGTAGACGACGTCGGCGTTCTGCGCGGTCATCATCGCGCGCATGTCGCTGAGCAGTTCGGGCGGATCTTGCAGATCGGCGTCGATGATGAGGATCTGCTCGCCCGCACACAGGTCCAGCCCGGCGGTGAGCGCGAGCTGGTGGCCGTGGTTGCGCGACAGGTTGATCGCGACGAGATGCGGGTCGGCGGCGGAAAGCTGCTGCATCACCGGCCAGCTATCGTCCTTCGATCCGTCGTTGATGAACAGGATCTCGAAATCCTCGCCCACCGCCGCCCGCGCGGCGGCGGAGACGCGCGCATGGAGCTGACCGAGGCATGCCGCCTCATTGTAGCAGGGGATCACGATCGACAGGGCGGGACGTTGCATGGCGTGTCGCATAGCGCCTTGCCCGCCAGATTCCGATGCCGAAAATTGCCTTACCACGCGACGACTCCCCTTGACCGCCCGCGCGGATAGCATCGCATCGGTTTATAAAGGATAAGGCCGCGCTTTCGCGAAGGACGCCCGATGCCAGCCGAGACCCGCCTCTACGCCACGCCGCCGGGGCTCAAGCTGGCCCCGCTCGCCGACATCGCCGACGGCACGGCACGCGGGTTCCGCTTGCGATTGAAGACCGGCCGGTTCGACGGCTTCGTGGTGCGCAGCGGCGACAGCGTGACCGGCTACGTCGATCTGTGCCCCCACGCCGGCGTACCGCTGGCGGCGCAGCCGGACAGCTATCAGGTCCACACGGTATCGACCGGCCTGCTGGTCGCCTGCACATGGCACGGCGCACTGTTCCGCGCAGAGGACGGCGTCTGCGTGGCCGGGCCATGCGTCAAACAGCAGTTGCAAAGCTGGCCGGTCGAGGTGCGCAACGGCACGATCCTCACCGCGCGGAGCGGGCCGCCGCCGTGGTGGCGGCGGCTGCTCGGGCGGACGTAGGCCTCAATTGGCCGGCGGAACCGCTACCGCACTTGTCTTGTGGAACCGGCAGGCTTCGGTGCCGTCACCGATATGCGTCGGATCGAACACCACATAGGTAACGGGATTGTCCTCGCCGACCACATTGACCTGAACCTTGCCGCCCGCCACCTTGTAGGTGTCGATCGGGGTCGGAATGTCCTGCGCGGCGCTGCCGGTGCGGTGCATCACGCGCATATCCTCGGTGAAGGTCAGCCGGTTGTAGATACAGGCGAGCCCGTCATCCAATTTCCAGTCGCCGATCAGCGGATTGTTGGGATCGGGGTCGATCGGCGATTCGGTGGGATTGGGCGTATCGGTCTGCTCGGCGACTTCCTGCTGGGGGGCGGCGTCGGTCGTCGGCGTGCTCTGCTGGCACGCGGCGAGGGCCAACAGCCCCAACAGGCACGAAATACGGCGCATCGACTGTCTCCTTGAAACGACCCCGCGGCACTATCGACCGCTTCCCCAGGGCGCCCCGGCACCCTACCTAAGCGCTTCGATACAGGAAAGCGGGCACGCGACAATGCGCTTTCGAAGCGATGTCGCGCGGTCTAGGAGCAATGCATGACCGACAGCTATGATTATGATCTCTTCGTCATCGGCGCAGGCTCCGGCGGAACACGCGCCTCGCGCGTCGCCGCCGCCTACGGCGCCAAGGTGGCGGTGGCGGAGGAATATCGCGTCGGCGGCACCTGCGTCATCCGTGGCTGCGTGCCCAAGAAACTGCTCGTCTACGGCGCGCATTTCGCCGAGGATCTCGCCGACGCGCGCCGCTTCGGCTGGAACGTGCCCGATTGCGATTTCGACTGGAAGGTGTTGACCAACAACGTCTTCGAGGAGGTCGACCGGATCAATCAGGCGTACACCTCGACGCTGGCCAACAACAAGGTCGAGATCATCAACGACCGTGCCGTCATCACCGGCCCGCACACCGTCAAGCTCGGCGACGGCCGCGAGCTGACCGCGCGCCGCATCCTCGTCGCGACCGGCGCGACTCCCTCGGTGCCGAGCTGCCCGGGCCACGAACTCGGCATCACCTCGAACGAGGCGTTTCACCTCGATGCGGTGCCCAAGCGCATGGTGATCGCCGGCGCCGGCTATATCGCCAACGAATTCGCCGGCGTGTTCCACCAGCTCGGCGCGCATGTGACGCTCATCAACCGCACCGATGTGATCCTGCGCGGCTATGACGAGCAGGTCCGCGACCGGCTGCTCCAGATTTCGATGATGAAGGGGATCGAGTTCCGCTTCCACGCCGATTTCCGCGGCATCGAGAAACAGGCCGATGGCAGCCTGCTCGTGTCGATGACCGGGCACGACCCGATCGAGACCGATTGCGTGATGTTCGCCACCGGCCGCGACCCCAACACCAAGGGACTTGGACTGGAAAGCGTCGGAATCGAGGTCGACGCCAAGGGCGCGATCCCCGTCAACGATGCGAGCCAGACGGCGTGCGAAAGCATCTACGCGATCGGCGACGTCACCAACCGAGTCCAGCTCACCCCCGTCGCGATCCGCGAAGGTCAGGCGTTCGCCGACACGATCTACGGCGGCACCCCGCGCACGGTCGACTACGACAACATCCCGTCGGCCGTGTTCAGCCATCCGCCGATCGCCAGCGTCGGGCTGACCGAGGGGCAGGCCAAGAACAAGTTCGGATCGGTCAAGGTCTACACCTCGGACTTCCGCCCGATGAAGAACGTCCTCGCCGGCCGCAACGAACGCGCGCTCTACAAGATGGTGTGCGATAGCACGACCGACCGAATCCTCGGCATCCACATGATCGGCCCCGACGCGCCCGAGATCCTCCAGGCGGCGGCGGTGGCGGTGAAGGCCGGCCTCACCAAACAGGCGTTCGACGACACGATCGCGCTCCACCCGACGATGGCCGAGGAACTCGTGCTGCTGCGATAAATGCGGCCGGCCCGGGGATTGCCGCCGGGCCGGCGCACCGCTATCCTCCACTAATACAGTTATTGGGGGATTTCATGCGCTTGTCCGTTCTGCTTCGCACATCGGCGATGCTCGCTCTCGCGGTCGCCGTGCCGACGATCGCGGCGCCCGCCGCCAAAACCGTCTACGGCGATTTCGGCGTCGATCTCACCGCGCGCGACCCCGCCGTGAAGCCGGGCGACGATTTCTGGACCTATGCCAATGGCGGCTGGGACAAAAAGACCGAAATCCCCGCCGACAAGGCCTCGACCGGCGCGTTCGTGCTGCTGCGCGATGCGTCCGAGGCGAACGTCCGCACCATCCTCGACGACATGGCCGCCAACCCAGCCAAATACGGCGCGACCGGCAAGCAGGTCGGCGATTTCTACGCGACGTGGATGGATACCGCCGCCATCGAGGCGAAGGGCGCCGCGCCGCTGAAGCCGTATCTGGACAAGATCGCGGCGGTGCAGGACCGCGCAGGCTTGCAAACGCTGTTCGCGACGGTCGGCTATGCCAGCCCGGTCGAAATCGGCGTGATGCCCGGTCTCGCCGATCCGACGCGCTACACCGCCGCCGCCGGCCAGGGCGGCCTCGGCATGCCGCGCGACAATTACCTGCTCGCGGGCGAGAAGTATGACGCGTTCCGCAAGGCCTACCGCGCCTATATCGAGCAGATGCTCACGCTCGCCGGTATCGGCGACGCGAGCGCCAAGGCCGATGCGATCTTCGCGCTCGAAACCGCGATGGCCAAGGATCAATGGTCGCCGGCGCAGAGCCGCGACATCGCCGCGCTCAACGATCCCGAGGATATCGCCGGGCTGACGAAGAAGGCGCCCGAGTTCGACTGGGCGCTGATGCTGCGCACCGCTGGCGTCGAAAGCTCGCCCACCGTGCTGATGACCCAGAACACCGCGCTCGCCGCGATGGGCAAGATCTTCGTTGCCACCCCGGTCGCGACGTGGAAGGAGTATCTCACCTTCCACTTCGTCAGCGATCACGCCAATTATCTGCCCAAGGCGTTCGACGATGCCCGCTTCGCTTTCTACAACCACACGCTGTCGGGTGTGCCGACGCAGCGCGAGCGCTGGCGGCGCGGTGTCGCGCTGACCAACGACGCGCTCGGCGAGGCGGTCGGCCAGCTTTACGTCGCGCGCTTCTACCCGCCCGCCGCCGAAGCGCAGATGAACGAGCTGATCGAGAATCTGCGCGGCGCCTATCAGGAGCGCATCTCCAAGGCGCCGTGGATGGACACGCCGACCCGCACCGCCGCGCTGGCCAAGCTCGCCGCGTTCGAGCCGCGCATCGGCCACCCGACCAAATATATCGACTACACGAGCTTCAAGGTCGTGCGCGGCGATCTGCTTGGCAATGCGATTCGCTCGGGCGAGTTCGAGCATCAGCTCGAACTGTCGCGCTTCCCCAAGCCGGTCGATCGTACCTTGTGGGAAATGACCCCGCAGACGGTGAACGCCTATTACAACCCGCTGATGAACCAGATCACCTTCCCGGCGGCGATCCTGCAACCCCCGTTCTTCGATCCCAATGCCGATGCGGCGGTCAATTACGGCGCGATCGGCGCGGTGATCGGCCACGAAATGGGCCACGGCTTCGACGATCAGGGCGCCGGCTTCGGCCCGACCGGCAAGTTCGAGAATTGGTGGACGCCCGCAGCCAAGAAGGCTTTCGAGACGCGCACCGCCGCGCTCGCCGGCCAGTATGACGCCTATGAGCCGATCCCCGGCACTCACATCCAGGGCAAGCTCACGCTCGGCGAGAATATCGGCGATCTCGGCGGGATCGAAGCGGCCTATGCGGCGTACCAGCGCTATCAGGCCAAGCACGGCAAGGCCAAGGTGATCGACGGCCTCACCGGCGACCAGCGCTTCTTCCTCGCCTTCGCGCAAGCGTGGCGCGGCAAGACCCGCCCCGACGCGCAGCGCCAGGCCTTGCTCACCGATCCGCACAGCCCGGTCTATTTCCGCGCCAACGGCGTCGTCCGCAACGTCGACGCTTGGTACACCGCGTTCAACGTAAAGCCCGGCGACAAGCTGTATCTGCCGCCCGCAAGCCGCGTCCATATCTGGTAACACTGATCCTCACCCGGCCCTTCCGAAGATACAAATTTTTCGGGGTGGCCGCGGCGGCCGGCCCGCCATAGGTGCCGAGAGGCATGAACACGCCGGAAAAATCAGGGTCTCGCGCGCTCACCGAAAAGGAGAAGCAGACGCTTCGCCTCATCGTGCGCGGTCACGATGCAAAATCGATCGCGCGCAGCCTCGGGCTGTCGGTCCATACGATCAACGAGCGCCTCCGCGATGCTCGACGCAAGATGGAGGTGTCGAGCAGCCGCGAGGCGGCGCGCATTCTGCTGGAGGCCGAAGGCGGCGATGTCGCCTCCCCCACCCCCGATTTGGTTGGGGACGCGCAAATCGGGGCAGACGCGACCAGCCCTCGGGTCGATCAGGAAACCGCGCCGATCGACGGCGCGGGGCAGGCACATCGCCGCCCGGTCCTCCTTGGAGTCCTGCTCATGACGCTCGCTCTCGGCCTCGCCTTGCTTGCCGCACTGCCCCAGGTCGCATCGCCCCCGACGCCCGCCACCGCCGCCGAGGCGCCGGACGCCGAGGTGGTGAACACCGCGCAACACTGGCTCGCCCTGCTCGACGAGTCCCGCTGGGACGAAAGCTATCGCGCAACCGGAGCGTCCTTCCGCAATCAGAATACCCTACAGATGTGGACAGCGGAGTCTGAAAAGGCGCGCGCACAGTTCGGTAAGATGATCTCACGCACCTTCGTCAGTCAGGAAAACCTCCCCGCCCCGCCTGCCGGTTATGAAGTGACCAAGTTCCGCACCCGCTTCGCCAAAAAAGCGGAAGCGCTGGAAACGGTCTCGCTGGTGCGCGAGGATGGCCGCTGGCGTGTGGCCGGCGTGATGATCGAATAGCGAGGCCAGCGGACGGCGGTTCCGGGGACGCCCGGAACCGCCCTACCCGATCAAACTCACCCGCCCGCCGGCATGGCGTTCCAGCCGCGCCGCCAGTTCGAGTTCCAACAGCACCACCTGCACCACCGCCGGCGCCGCGCCCGACTGCCGGATCAGCTCATCCACCGCCACCGGCACCGGCCCCAGCAGCCCGGTAATCACCCGTCGCTCGCTCTCGCTGGCATCCGCCGTGACCGGCGGGTCGAACCGCACCCCGCGCGAGCGCACGCTGCGCGCGTCGATCGGCCGGATCGCCTCGATCACATCCGCCGCCGACTGCACCAGAATCGCGCCCTCTCGGATCAGCCCGTTGCACCCCTGCGCGCGCGGGTCGAGCGGGCTGCCCGGGACCGCCATCACCTCACGCCCCGCTTCCCCCGCCAGCCGCGCGGTGATGAGCGAGCCCGAACGCGGCGCCGCTTCCACCACCAATGTGCCCAGCGACGCGCCCGCTATGATGCGGTTGCGATACGGGAAATGCCGCGCGCGCGGTTCCGTGCCCGGCGGCTGCTCGGCGACGAGCAACCCCTCGCACGCGATCCGCTCCTGCAACGCGGCGTTCTCGGGCGGATAGACCACGTCGATCCCGCCAGCGATCACCCCGACGGTGCCGCCCTCGATCGCGCCGACATGCGCCGCCGTATCCACCCCGCGCGCCAGGCCCGACACGACCGTCACCCCCTCGCGCCCAAGCTCCGCAGCGATCTGCCGCGCGAACCGGCAGGCGGCGGCGGAAGCGTTGCGCGCGCCGACCATCGCTACCGTGTCACGCGCGAGCAGCGCGACATCACCGCGCACCATCAGCGCCGGCGGCGCATCGTCGATCTGCGCGAGCCGTTCGGGATAGTCGGCGTCGTCGATGAACACATGCCGCGCGCCGAGCTTGCGCGCGGCTGCGATCTCGCGCTCCGCCACGGAGACGGTGGCAACCACCGGCGGCCGTCCGCCGCCGCGCGCGGCAAGCTGTGGCAGCGCCTCGATCGCCGCCGCCGCATCGCCGAAGCGCGCGATCAACTGCCGGTAGGTGACGGGGCCGATCGACGCGGTACGGATCAACCGCAGCCGCGCGACCGACGCGGCATCAGCCATGCGCTTTGCTGCCGACCCTCGGCTCGGTGCCGTCGAGCAGCCGCTCGATATTGGCGCGGTGCTTCCACAGCACGAGCAGCGCGCAGGCGATCAGCAGCGGCACATGGTCGAACTTGTCGAAGAACGCCGCCGCGACCGGCGCGCTCACCGCCGCCGTCATCCCCGCCACCGAGGAGATTCGCAACGCGCCGAGCAGCCCCAGCCACACCGCCGCATAGACCAGCCCGACCGGCCAGTGCAGCGCCAGCGCCACGCCGAGCAATGTCGCCACGCCCTTGCCGCCGCGAAAGCGCAGCCACACCGGATAGAGATGCCCGACGAACGCCGCCGCCCCGGCGAGCACGCCCATCCCCGGCGCAATCGCTTCGGCGATCGCCACCGCCGCATAGCCCTTCAGCGCATCGAGGA
This genomic stretch from Sphingomonas panacis harbors:
- the pgi gene encoding glucose-6-phosphate isomerase → MPADWTAIEQLPATKLTDLFAADAGRLDSFSLDIAGLHFDWSKTHLTKDAVAAFEALAKAQDLAGKREALFAGKVINTTEGRSVTHVAERGEGAEEDVAKAQALHARMRALIDAIDGEALGAIAHILHVGIGGSALGPDLLVDALGRESGRYDVAIVSNVDGAALEEVFAKFDPTATLLVVASKTFTTKETMLNAESVLQWMAEGGVEDVYGRVVALTADPDKAIEWGVDETRILPFADSVGGRYSLWSSIGFPAALALGWDDFADLLEGAAEMDRHFKQTALGQNAPALAAFADLYYAQVRHCETRATFAYDERLRLLPSYLQQLEMESNGKGVTIDGEPLTRPSAPITWGGVGTDAQHAVFQLLHQGTHLVPVEFVAVIEPGDTLSEDHHRQLLLNAFAQGAALMAGRDNADKARAYSGNRPSSTILLDTLDARTLGALIAFYEHRTFVSGVLLGINSFDQFGVELGKEMAKAADAGGQEFDVSTADLIKRAFG
- the lepB gene encoding signal peptidase I, with amino-acid sequence MSETDSTPAQTPAKAKKPRSETRETLTFLLKLAIVVLVFRSFIFAPFSIPSESMMPRLLIGDYLFISKWNYGYSRWSLPWGLPPIPGRIFGRDPARGDVVVFRGPPGDDVDVIKRVIGLPGDSIQVRHGQVILNGVPVPKQRVGDFLLPLSPNYGTDACDSQFQDVDAKGKPVCRYMQFRETLPNGKSYDVLDKGEMPDRDDTTVYNVPAGHVFVMGDNRDNSSDSRFPAPADALPGQSSGMGYVPMERIEGKAVVGFWSTDGSANWFLPWTWFTAARLNRIGEGF
- the rnc gene encoding ribonuclease III, which translates into the protein MVHRRAVEPHRGRLLSGGALTTWLTEILGHTPVDLATYERALTHGSQAAANYERLEFLGDRVLGLVMAEWLYALYPKEPEGALSRRLNTLVTGAACADVARALGVPAHLRLGKQARDDGATDSDNVLGDVMEALIGALYLEAGLDAARNAIRTAWGDRPTRATAAPQHPKSALQEWAAAHNRKAPSYDVIDRSGPHHAPRFTVKASLGTFAEVQAEGGSKQEAETAAAAALLAKVTG
- a CDS encoding type II toxin-antitoxin system RelE/ParE family toxin codes for the protein MTTRPITVAETQAFVRSAERIWNAAELAELVDHVAHNPEGGDLIPGTGGVRKLRWGRSGSGKRGGARVIYFYYRPDCPLYLLLAYAKAQATDLTPDEKRAVAALATAIKTAADRRQGDTR
- a CDS encoding helix-turn-helix domain-containing protein, with the protein product MSSFGEDLIAAMDEALAHIEGKGAVARVHTIDVPDVRAIREGLGLSQQAFATAYRIPLATLKGWEQGRRQPDATASAYLSVIAHLPTQAREALRTS
- a CDS encoding glycosyltransferase family 2 protein, with translation MQRPALSIVIPCYNEAACLGQLHARVSAAARAAVGEDFEILFINDGSKDDSWPVMQQLSAADPHLVAINLSRNHGHQLALTAGLDLCAGEQILIIDADLQDPPELLSDMRAMMTAQNADVVYAVRRKRAGESLFKKVTAAAFYRLLDRVTDTAIPLDTGDFRLMSRRALDAFLSLPEQARFIRGMVAWVGFRQVPFAYDRHERFAGETNYPLGKMIRLALDAVTGFSTAPLRLASHAGLVLTGLSLLLFVYIAIGFFTGSAVAGWTSTMLVVVLLGAVQMFVLGMIGEYLGRLYVESKRRPLYLVADVAGPVQGRATLGFNAVPVVEVSGEVAAE
- a CDS encoding Rieske (2Fe-2S) protein gives rise to the protein MPAETRLYATPPGLKLAPLADIADGTARGFRLRLKTGRFDGFVVRSGDSVTGYVDLCPHAGVPLAAQPDSYQVHTVSTGLLVACTWHGALFRAEDGVCVAGPCVKQQLQSWPVEVRNGTILTARSGPPPWWRRLLGRT
- the gor gene encoding glutathione-disulfide reductase; this encodes MTDSYDYDLFVIGAGSGGTRASRVAAAYGAKVAVAEEYRVGGTCVIRGCVPKKLLVYGAHFAEDLADARRFGWNVPDCDFDWKVLTNNVFEEVDRINQAYTSTLANNKVEIINDRAVITGPHTVKLGDGRELTARRILVATGATPSVPSCPGHELGITSNEAFHLDAVPKRMVIAGAGYIANEFAGVFHQLGAHVTLINRTDVILRGYDEQVRDRLLQISMMKGIEFRFHADFRGIEKQADGSLLVSMTGHDPIETDCVMFATGRDPNTKGLGLESVGIEVDAKGAIPVNDASQTACESIYAIGDVTNRVQLTPVAIREGQAFADTIYGGTPRTVDYDNIPSAVFSHPPIASVGLTEGQAKNKFGSVKVYTSDFRPMKNVLAGRNERALYKMVCDSTTDRILGIHMIGPDAPEILQAAAVAVKAGLTKQAFDDTIALHPTMAEELVLLR
- a CDS encoding M13 family metallopeptidase, whose product is MRLSVLLRTSAMLALAVAVPTIAAPAAKTVYGDFGVDLTARDPAVKPGDDFWTYANGGWDKKTEIPADKASTGAFVLLRDASEANVRTILDDMAANPAKYGATGKQVGDFYATWMDTAAIEAKGAAPLKPYLDKIAAVQDRAGLQTLFATVGYASPVEIGVMPGLADPTRYTAAAGQGGLGMPRDNYLLAGEKYDAFRKAYRAYIEQMLTLAGIGDASAKADAIFALETAMAKDQWSPAQSRDIAALNDPEDIAGLTKKAPEFDWALMLRTAGVESSPTVLMTQNTALAAMGKIFVATPVATWKEYLTFHFVSDHANYLPKAFDDARFAFYNHTLSGVPTQRERWRRGVALTNDALGEAVGQLYVARFYPPAAEAQMNELIENLRGAYQERISKAPWMDTPTRTAALAKLAAFEPRIGHPTKYIDYTSFKVVRGDLLGNAIRSGEFEHQLELSRFPKPVDRTLWEMTPQTVNAYYNPLMNQITFPAAILQPPFFDPNADAAVNYGAIGAVIGHEMGHGFDDQGAGFGPTGKFENWWTPAAKKAFETRTAALAGQYDAYEPIPGTHIQGKLTLGENIGDLGGIEAAYAAYQRYQAKHGKAKVIDGLTGDQRFFLAFAQAWRGKTRPDAQRQALLTDPHSPVYFRANGVVRNVDAWYTAFNVKPGDKLYLPPASRVHIW